A single genomic interval of Pyrus communis chromosome 5, drPyrComm1.1, whole genome shotgun sequence harbors:
- the LOC137733794 gene encoding uncharacterized protein isoform X2 translates to MAGFVPYGNGGFYPYSSSSYSSLSALAPPFTVDRSVPKPMSSPLDVIETPIVAPMNSSLHSWLPSHPITTGSNFFVNPSPDFNSIPSSNVYGYAGLQTVEPSITNLPPLNTITTASSSVFKYDQSFDPAATSFVEAKPYYPSYLSSTIPSVPPMVVPNQPSHDWLSTTHFAPLDSTSHKDYGQNPSDPKYTTQWGGLREWEQGKQGDFSGNFCSKKTDVSSSSLYKNYMKQDPSCEEASHSINILGWEKHGGSVSAEHSGDKSFVAKNSKFIPADFSKSVTGSFSAVPEDHPKASSSQFVTNTTNCKTPYSVFSEQRRNDASMDDISSTSKSSSAFATRIPVTGPKSSEPEIGLFKRLNFRSGTAETDRGHYYPSSVQESRLPQVSEGNGHFSSSQLDSLLGINDSFFTERNEELSNNRSLNKNPWDHVYKAKSGLENPHVSPGGFNVALNTNETDTSFPISSDNVDPNNPAVDSPCWKGVPGSRFSSLESSEGVPEQIKKLEDCNGLHFPMPLMFPLNAAENVSSQKPVKNTVEYHDLGWLENGLTLPLKRHSVENLAFGEHKLDDAMKTTYDSEASHDRGPQSYRDVLHKSGNGDNSFGLFGHSHTMEQGHGGEVGLATEIKKTTLSCGPDVKLNVSDTMEYGSPHVPSHAVENILCSSVRDAPTKLSKSDGEDSMLKVDAHMLVDTMNSLSELLLSNCSYGWVQLKKNDIEAIKAVINNLHICISKNGENLSPTQEMPSFQQNTAQCNGEFTEHNKVVSTDRGPLASASNIQGEVIGSVFGKSDKNMAKEDKMTQAIKKILSENFHAEETDPQALLYKNLWLEAEAVLCSINYKARFNRVKIEMENCEAEKSKDMMQQSVSEVSPDSNPVNPLTSDAQEFPTSNLQDLPVLSQEDDVLARFRILRDLVENTNLIGAANGGESSSKVSEPNKFDNIPPEVDGSSSSHGISIQDSPTSDTVGMTDDYNEASVMARFRIIRDRVEKSKFISFSNMEESSSSNVCLQPKTDIIAPNASDVSAPEFSFQDSSISINTSQSNAFEASVLSRLNILKSRIENYADLHTEGQLLPKPKISAVAPNTSDSLLPEFKIQDSPCSSTTGQSNNCEASVMPRLQILKSRIDNSYMHSEEQQLLETDGLGYAGKRNPWPFISKRSEGGSSELKEQPIFQSHEADSSEGNMVDAEEFDLFVDGPPTDNRNCPGNLLPAGWHDSSSSDWEHVLKEEIWGQN, encoded by the exons ATGGCGGGATTTGTGCCTTATGGAAATGGAGGATTTTATCCATATTCTTCATCATCGTATTCAAGCTTATCGGCTTTAGCTCCACCTTTTACTGTCGATCGGTCTGTGCCGAAACCCATGTCTAGCCCACTTGATGTGATTGAGACACCTATTGTTGCCCCCATGAATTCTTCTTTGCACAGTTGGCTTCCTTCTCACCCAATCACTACGGGGTCTAATTTCTTTGTCAATCCATCCCCAgatttcaattcaattccttcaTCAAATGTGTATGGATATGCAGGCCTGCAGACTGTTGAACCATCCATTACAAACTTGCCTCCTTTGAACACTATTACCACCGCTTCATCCAGTGTGTTTAAGTATGATCAATCCTTCGATCCTGCTGCAACTAGTTTTGTTGAGGCAAAACCTTATTATCCCTCTTATCTATCCTCAACAATTCCGAGTGTTCCCCCCATGGTGGTTCCTAATCAACCTAGTCATGATTGGCTGTCAACTACTCATTTCGCTCCCTTGGATAGCACCTCTCACAAGGATTATGGTCAAAACCCTTCTGATCCAAAATATACTACTCAGTGGGGTGGCTTGCGGGAGTGGGAGCAGGGTAAACAGGGAGACTTTAGTGGAAATTTCTGCTCAAAGAAGACTGATGTTTCCAGCTCATCACTGTACAAGAATTACATGAAACAAG ACCCCTCTTGTGAAGAAGCATCACATAGCATCAATATTCTGGGTTGGGAAAAGCATGGTGGATCTGTAAGTGCAGAGCACTCAGGTGATAAATCCTTTGTGGCGAAAAATTCCAAATTCATCCCTGCTGACTTTTCAAAATCTGTCACGGGGTCATTTTCAGCAGTTCCAGAAGACCATCCTAAGGCATCATCCTCACAGTTTGTCACAAACACCACAAACTGTAAAACACCGTACAGTGTGTTCTCTGAGCAACGACGGAATGATGCTAGTATGGATGATATTTCGTCCACTTCAAAGTCTTCCTCAGCCTTTGCCACTAGAATACCAGTTACTGGCCCTAAATCTTCAGAACCAGAGATAGGTCTGTTCAAAAGGTTGAATTTCAGAAGTGGTACAGCTGAGACAGATCGTGGTCATTATTATCCCTCTAGTGTACAAGAGTCTCGTCTGCCACAAGTTTCTGAAGGTAACGGTCATTTCAGTTCAAGCCAACTTGACAGTCTACTTGGAATAAACGATAGCTTCTTCACAGAAAGAAATGAAGAGCTTTCAAATAATAGAAGTCTCAACAAGAATCCCTGGGATCATGTGTATAAAGCGAAATCTGGACTTGAAAATCCTCATGTTAGTCCTGGTGGTTTTAATGTGGCACTTAATACAAATGAAACCGACACTTCTTTTCCGATTTCATCTGACAATGTAGATCCTAATAATCCTGCTGTGGACTCGCCTTGCTGGAAAGGAGTTCCTGGTAGTCGTTTTTCTTCATTGGAATCCTCTGAAGGAGTTCCAGAACAGATAAAGAAACTAGAGGACTGCAATGGTTTGCATTTTCCAATGCCACTGATGTTTCCACTAAATGCTGCGGAAAATGTTTCCTCCCAAAAGCCTGTCAAGAACACAGTTGAATACCATGATCTTGGGTGGCTGGAAAATGGTCTGACCCTTCCTTTGAAGAGACATTCAGTTGAAAACTTAGCTTTTGGAGAACATAAATTAGATGATGCGATGAAGACCACTTATGACTCAGAAGCAAGCCATGATAGAGGACCTCAAAGTTACAGGGATGTCCTCCATAAATCAGGGAATGGGGACAATTCCTTTGGTCTCTTTGGCCATTCTCACACCATGGAACAAGGTCATGGTGGAGAAGTTGGATTAGCAacagaaataaagaaaacaacattGAGTTGTGGTCCAGATGTTAAACTGAATGTCAGTGACACCATGGAATATGGTTCACCACATGTGCCTTCTCATGCTGTAGAAAATATATTGTGTTCATCTGTACGGGATGCACCTACTAAGCTTTCCAAATCTGATGGGGAGGATTCTATGCTAAAAGTGGATGCACATATGCTGGTTGATACAATGAATAGCTTGTCAGAATTGCTGCTTAGTAATTGTTCATATGGCTGGGTtcaattgaagaaaaatgatattgagGCCATAAAAGCTGTAATCAATAACCTGCATATCTGCATATCAAAGAACGGTGAGAATTTGTCGCCGACACAGGAAATGCCATCGTTCCAGCAAAACACTGCTCAGTGTAATGGAGAGTTCACAGAGCATAATAAG GTTGTGAGTACAGACAGGGGCCCGTTGGCATCCGCCTCTAACATTCAGGGTGAAGTTATTGGTTCTGTCTTTGGGAAAAGTGACAAAAACATGGcaaaagaagataaaatgaCTCAG GCTATAAAGAAGATTCTTAGTGAAAATTTTCATGCTGAGGAAACAGACCCTCAAGCCCTCTTGTACAAGAATCTATGGCTCGAGGCTGAAGCTGTATTATGTTCCATTAATTATAAAGCTCGTTTTAATCGTGTAAAGATAGAAATGGAAAACTGTGAGGCAGAGAAATCCAAAG ATATGATGCAGCAATCAGTGTCGGAGGTTTCCCCTGATTCAAACCCAGTCAATCCATTGACGTCTGATGCTCAGGAATTTCCAACTTCAAATCTCCAGGATTTGCCTGTATTAAGCCAGGAAGATGATGTATTGGCCAGGTTTCGTATCTTAAGGGACCTTGTTGAGAACACAAATTTGATTGGTGCTGCCAATGGGGGTGAATCCAGCTCCAAGGTTTCTGAACCGAACAAGTTTGATAATATTCCTCCTGAAGTAGATGGTAGCTCATCATCACATGGTATTTCCATTCAGGATTCTCCTACATCAGATACAGTTGGGATGACAGATGATTACAACGAAGCTTCTGTTATGGCCAGATTTCGTATCATAAGAGACCGGGTTGAGAAATCAAAATTCATTAGTTTTTCCAATATGGAGGAATCATCCAGCTCCAATGTGTGCCTTCAACCCAAGACAGACATAATTGCACCCAACGCAAGTGATGTCTCGGCACCTGAGTTCAGTTTCCAGGATTCTTCCATTTCTATCAACACCAGCCAATCAAACGCTTTTGAGGCTTCTGTTCTGTCCAGACTTAATATCCTCAAATCCCGGATTGAAAACTACGCTGACTTGCATACTGAAGGGCAACTTCTTCCAAAACCCAAGATATCTGCAGTTGCACCTAACACGAGTGATAGCTTACTGCCCGAGTTCAAAATCCAGGATTCTCCTTGTTCTAGCACAACCGGCCAGTCAAACAACTGTGAGGCTTCTGTTATGCCGAGGCTTCAGATCCTTAAATCCCGGATTGACAACTCTTACATGCATTCAGAAGAGCAGCAACTGCTGGAAACTGATGGTCTTGGATATGCTGGTAAGAGAAACCCCTGGCCGTTTATAAGCAAGAGATCAGAGGGTGGAAGTTCAGAACTGAAAGAGCAACCTATTTTTCAGAGTCATGAAGCTGACAGTAGTGAAGGTAATATGGTTGATGCTGAGGAGTTCGATCTGTTCGTGGATGGTCCACCGACAGATAATCGTAACTGTCCTGGGAATCTGCTTCCGGCGGGTTGGCACGATAGCTCTTCCTCGGATTGGGAACATGTCTTGAAGGAGGAGATTTGGGGGCAGAACTGA
- the LOC137733170 gene encoding copper transport protein CCH-like codes for MADMQIVPACKNVEAQYVEMMVPLYSHGCEKKIEKTLSHLKGIYSVKVDYNEQKVTVWGICNKYDVLATVRSKRKHSCFWNSEDNIALEDQSAEPPSVTTPPPCSPPPPITTLSSFKYTKPSLALIKVRSLSWKAWTPWKKVFNRSYSLPSRLKLNVN; via the exons ATGGCCGATATGCAAATCGTTCCCGCCTGCAAAAACGTAGAGGCGCAGTATGTGGAGATGATGGTTCCTCTCTATTCTCATGGATGtgagaagaaaatagagaagaCCCTCTCCCATCTCAAAG GGATATACTCAGTGAAGGTGGATTATAACGAACAAAAGGTGACGGTATGGGGAATATGCAACAAATATGATGTGCTTGCAACAGTAAGGAGCAAGAGAAAACACTCATGTTTTTGGAACTCTGAAGACAACATTGCCTTAGAAGATCAATCAGCAGAACCACCGTCAGTGACAACACCACCACCTTGCTCTCCCCCTCCTCCCATTACTACTCTTTCAAGTTTTAAATACACAAAGCCTTCTTTGGCTCTGATTAAGGTTCGATCTTTGAGTTGGAAAGCATGGACTCCATGGAAAAAAGTCTTCAATAGGTCCTATTCATTACCCTCAAGGCTGAAGCTCAACGTGAATTGA
- the LOC137733377 gene encoding peroxidase 5-like: protein MSTPLNLSRVFKLLVVVSFFQSVHSQLQVGFYTTSCTLAETIVKDEVQKAFFRDPGVTAGLVRMHFHDCFVRGCDASVLIDSTSSNTAEKDSPANNPSLRGFEVIDKAKARLEAACRGVVSCADIVAFAARDSIVLTRGLGYDVPAGRRDGRISKASDIPGNLPLPTFNVGNLTQLFANKGFTQQEMVTLSGAHTIGRSHCTSFSNRLYNFNATTNQDPSLDPAYAAQLKQQCPQGNTNANLVVPMDPAGPTVTDASYYAGILKNRGLFISDQTLLTNSATANQVKQNARIPFLWKNKFSAAMVKMGQLEVLTGNAGEIRANCRVINS, encoded by the exons ATGAGTACTCCGCTAAATCTAAGTCGTGTTTTCAAACTTTTAGTTGTGGTCTCGTTTTTTCAGAGTGTTCATTCGCAGCTCCAAGTAGGGTTTTATACAACTTCGTGCACCTTAGCAGAGACAATCGTTAAGGACGAGGTTCAAAAAGCTTTCTTTCGGGATCCAGGCGTCACAGCCGGTCTTGTGAGAATGCACTTTCATGACTGCTTTGTTAGG GGTTGTGATGCATCAGTGCTCATCGATTCTACTTCCTCGAACACAGCAGAAAAGGACTCGCCGGCAAACAACCCAAGTCTTCGAGGGTTCGAAGTCATTGACAAAGCAAAGGCCAGACTTGAAGCTGCATGCCGAGGTGTTGTATCCTGCGCTGATATAGTTGCTTTTGCAGCAAGGGACAGCATAGTTCTT ACTAGAGGGCTTGGCTATGACGTTCCTGCAGGAAGAAGAGACGGCAGAATTTCCAAAGCTTCGGACATACCCGGAAACCTCCCTCTCCCGACATTCAATGTCGGCAACCTCACTCAACTTTTCGCAAACAAGGGTTTCACACAACAAGAAATGGTTACTCTCTCTG GAGCGCACACCATTGGCCGCTCTCATTGCACTTCTTTCAGCAACAGATTGTACAATTTTAACGCAACAACAAATCAGGACCCCAGTTTAGATCCGGCATACGCTGCTCAGTTGAAGCAGCAGTGCCCGCAAGGCAACACAAATGCAAACTTGGTGGTTCCGATGGACCCAGCCGGCCCTACCGTCACGGATGCAAGTTACTACGCTGGCATCCTTAAAAACAGAGGCTTGTTTATATCAGACCAAACTCTCCTCACAAACTCAGCAACCGCAAACCAAGTGAAACAGAACGCAAGGATTCCTTTCCTTTGGAAGAATAAATTTTCTGCTGCAATGGTGAAGATGGGACAGCTCGAAGTCTTAACGGGCAATGCCGGTGAGATTCGAGCAAATTGCAGGGTAATTAACAGCTAG
- the LOC137733794 gene encoding uncharacterized protein isoform X1, with the protein MAGFVPYGNGGFYPYSSSSYSSLSALAPPFTVDRSVPKPMSSPLDVIETPIVAPMNSSLHSWLPSHPITTGSNFFVNPSPDFNSIPSSNVYGYAGLQTVEPSITNLPPLNTITTASSSVFKYDQSFDPAATSFVEAKPYYPSYLSSTIPSVPPMVVPNQPSHDWLSTTHFAPLDSTSHKDYGQNPSDPKYTTQWGGLREWEQGKQGDFSGNFCSKKTDVSSSSLYKNYMKQDPSCEEASHSINILGWEKHGGSVSAEHSGDKSFVAKNSKFIPADFSKSVTGSFSAVPEDHPKASSSQFVTNTTNCKTPYSVFSEQRRNDASMDDISSTSKSSSAFATRIPVTGPKSSEPEIGLFKRLNFRSGTAETDRGHYYPSSVQESRLPQVSEGNGHFSSSQLDSLLGINDSFFTERNEELSNNRSLNKNPWDHVYKAKSGLENPHVSPGGFNVALNTNETDTSFPISSDNVDPNNPAVDSPCWKGVPGSRFSSLESSEGVPEQIKKLEDCNGLHFPMPLMFPLNAAENVSSQKPVKNTVEYHDLGWLENGLTLPLKRHSVENLAFGEHKLDDAMKTTYDSEASHDRGPQSYRDVLHKSGNGDNSFGLFGHSHTMEQGHGGEVGLATEIKKTTLSCGPDVKLNVSDTMEYGSPHVPSHAVENILCSSVRDAPTKLSKSDGEDSMLKVDAHMLVDTMNSLSELLLSNCSYGWVQLKKNDIEAIKAVINNLHICISKNGENLSPTQEMPSFQQNTAQCNGEFTEHNKVVSTDRGPLASASNIQGEVIGSVFGKSDKNMAKEDKMTQAIKKILSENFHAEETDPQALLYKNLWLEAEAVLCSINYKARFNRVKIEMENCEAEKSKDDFINNADMMQQSVSEVSPDSNPVNPLTSDAQEFPTSNLQDLPVLSQEDDVLARFRILRDLVENTNLIGAANGGESSSKVSEPNKFDNIPPEVDGSSSSHGISIQDSPTSDTVGMTDDYNEASVMARFRIIRDRVEKSKFISFSNMEESSSSNVCLQPKTDIIAPNASDVSAPEFSFQDSSISINTSQSNAFEASVLSRLNILKSRIENYADLHTEGQLLPKPKISAVAPNTSDSLLPEFKIQDSPCSSTTGQSNNCEASVMPRLQILKSRIDNSYMHSEEQQLLETDGLGYAGKRNPWPFISKRSEGGSSELKEQPIFQSHEADSSEGNMVDAEEFDLFVDGPPTDNRNCPGNLLPAGWHDSSSSDWEHVLKEEIWGQN; encoded by the exons ATGGCGGGATTTGTGCCTTATGGAAATGGAGGATTTTATCCATATTCTTCATCATCGTATTCAAGCTTATCGGCTTTAGCTCCACCTTTTACTGTCGATCGGTCTGTGCCGAAACCCATGTCTAGCCCACTTGATGTGATTGAGACACCTATTGTTGCCCCCATGAATTCTTCTTTGCACAGTTGGCTTCCTTCTCACCCAATCACTACGGGGTCTAATTTCTTTGTCAATCCATCCCCAgatttcaattcaattccttcaTCAAATGTGTATGGATATGCAGGCCTGCAGACTGTTGAACCATCCATTACAAACTTGCCTCCTTTGAACACTATTACCACCGCTTCATCCAGTGTGTTTAAGTATGATCAATCCTTCGATCCTGCTGCAACTAGTTTTGTTGAGGCAAAACCTTATTATCCCTCTTATCTATCCTCAACAATTCCGAGTGTTCCCCCCATGGTGGTTCCTAATCAACCTAGTCATGATTGGCTGTCAACTACTCATTTCGCTCCCTTGGATAGCACCTCTCACAAGGATTATGGTCAAAACCCTTCTGATCCAAAATATACTACTCAGTGGGGTGGCTTGCGGGAGTGGGAGCAGGGTAAACAGGGAGACTTTAGTGGAAATTTCTGCTCAAAGAAGACTGATGTTTCCAGCTCATCACTGTACAAGAATTACATGAAACAAG ACCCCTCTTGTGAAGAAGCATCACATAGCATCAATATTCTGGGTTGGGAAAAGCATGGTGGATCTGTAAGTGCAGAGCACTCAGGTGATAAATCCTTTGTGGCGAAAAATTCCAAATTCATCCCTGCTGACTTTTCAAAATCTGTCACGGGGTCATTTTCAGCAGTTCCAGAAGACCATCCTAAGGCATCATCCTCACAGTTTGTCACAAACACCACAAACTGTAAAACACCGTACAGTGTGTTCTCTGAGCAACGACGGAATGATGCTAGTATGGATGATATTTCGTCCACTTCAAAGTCTTCCTCAGCCTTTGCCACTAGAATACCAGTTACTGGCCCTAAATCTTCAGAACCAGAGATAGGTCTGTTCAAAAGGTTGAATTTCAGAAGTGGTACAGCTGAGACAGATCGTGGTCATTATTATCCCTCTAGTGTACAAGAGTCTCGTCTGCCACAAGTTTCTGAAGGTAACGGTCATTTCAGTTCAAGCCAACTTGACAGTCTACTTGGAATAAACGATAGCTTCTTCACAGAAAGAAATGAAGAGCTTTCAAATAATAGAAGTCTCAACAAGAATCCCTGGGATCATGTGTATAAAGCGAAATCTGGACTTGAAAATCCTCATGTTAGTCCTGGTGGTTTTAATGTGGCACTTAATACAAATGAAACCGACACTTCTTTTCCGATTTCATCTGACAATGTAGATCCTAATAATCCTGCTGTGGACTCGCCTTGCTGGAAAGGAGTTCCTGGTAGTCGTTTTTCTTCATTGGAATCCTCTGAAGGAGTTCCAGAACAGATAAAGAAACTAGAGGACTGCAATGGTTTGCATTTTCCAATGCCACTGATGTTTCCACTAAATGCTGCGGAAAATGTTTCCTCCCAAAAGCCTGTCAAGAACACAGTTGAATACCATGATCTTGGGTGGCTGGAAAATGGTCTGACCCTTCCTTTGAAGAGACATTCAGTTGAAAACTTAGCTTTTGGAGAACATAAATTAGATGATGCGATGAAGACCACTTATGACTCAGAAGCAAGCCATGATAGAGGACCTCAAAGTTACAGGGATGTCCTCCATAAATCAGGGAATGGGGACAATTCCTTTGGTCTCTTTGGCCATTCTCACACCATGGAACAAGGTCATGGTGGAGAAGTTGGATTAGCAacagaaataaagaaaacaacattGAGTTGTGGTCCAGATGTTAAACTGAATGTCAGTGACACCATGGAATATGGTTCACCACATGTGCCTTCTCATGCTGTAGAAAATATATTGTGTTCATCTGTACGGGATGCACCTACTAAGCTTTCCAAATCTGATGGGGAGGATTCTATGCTAAAAGTGGATGCACATATGCTGGTTGATACAATGAATAGCTTGTCAGAATTGCTGCTTAGTAATTGTTCATATGGCTGGGTtcaattgaagaaaaatgatattgagGCCATAAAAGCTGTAATCAATAACCTGCATATCTGCATATCAAAGAACGGTGAGAATTTGTCGCCGACACAGGAAATGCCATCGTTCCAGCAAAACACTGCTCAGTGTAATGGAGAGTTCACAGAGCATAATAAG GTTGTGAGTACAGACAGGGGCCCGTTGGCATCCGCCTCTAACATTCAGGGTGAAGTTATTGGTTCTGTCTTTGGGAAAAGTGACAAAAACATGGcaaaagaagataaaatgaCTCAG GCTATAAAGAAGATTCTTAGTGAAAATTTTCATGCTGAGGAAACAGACCCTCAAGCCCTCTTGTACAAGAATCTATGGCTCGAGGCTGAAGCTGTATTATGTTCCATTAATTATAAAGCTCGTTTTAATCGTGTAAAGATAGAAATGGAAAACTGTGAGGCAGAGAAATCCAAAG ACGACTTTATAAATAATGCAGATATGATGCAGCAATCAGTGTCGGAGGTTTCCCCTGATTCAAACCCAGTCAATCCATTGACGTCTGATGCTCAGGAATTTCCAACTTCAAATCTCCAGGATTTGCCTGTATTAAGCCAGGAAGATGATGTATTGGCCAGGTTTCGTATCTTAAGGGACCTTGTTGAGAACACAAATTTGATTGGTGCTGCCAATGGGGGTGAATCCAGCTCCAAGGTTTCTGAACCGAACAAGTTTGATAATATTCCTCCTGAAGTAGATGGTAGCTCATCATCACATGGTATTTCCATTCAGGATTCTCCTACATCAGATACAGTTGGGATGACAGATGATTACAACGAAGCTTCTGTTATGGCCAGATTTCGTATCATAAGAGACCGGGTTGAGAAATCAAAATTCATTAGTTTTTCCAATATGGAGGAATCATCCAGCTCCAATGTGTGCCTTCAACCCAAGACAGACATAATTGCACCCAACGCAAGTGATGTCTCGGCACCTGAGTTCAGTTTCCAGGATTCTTCCATTTCTATCAACACCAGCCAATCAAACGCTTTTGAGGCTTCTGTTCTGTCCAGACTTAATATCCTCAAATCCCGGATTGAAAACTACGCTGACTTGCATACTGAAGGGCAACTTCTTCCAAAACCCAAGATATCTGCAGTTGCACCTAACACGAGTGATAGCTTACTGCCCGAGTTCAAAATCCAGGATTCTCCTTGTTCTAGCACAACCGGCCAGTCAAACAACTGTGAGGCTTCTGTTATGCCGAGGCTTCAGATCCTTAAATCCCGGATTGACAACTCTTACATGCATTCAGAAGAGCAGCAACTGCTGGAAACTGATGGTCTTGGATATGCTGGTAAGAGAAACCCCTGGCCGTTTATAAGCAAGAGATCAGAGGGTGGAAGTTCAGAACTGAAAGAGCAACCTATTTTTCAGAGTCATGAAGCTGACAGTAGTGAAGGTAATATGGTTGATGCTGAGGAGTTCGATCTGTTCGTGGATGGTCCACCGACAGATAATCGTAACTGTCCTGGGAATCTGCTTCCGGCGGGTTGGCACGATAGCTCTTCCTCGGATTGGGAACATGTCTTGAAGGAGGAGATTTGGGGGCAGAACTGA
- the LOC137734628 gene encoding nascent polypeptide-associated complex subunit alpha-like protein 2 — translation MSPAPLVQPESAADEVTSVEQLLKSSNANKDEDEVVVEDVKDDNDKDEEDDDEDDDEDDDDKEDGGQGGGEASKQSRSEKKSRKAMLKLGMKPVTGVSRVTIKRTKNILFFISKPDVFKSPNSDTYVIFGEAKIEDLSSQLQTQAAQQFRMPDMSSVMGKPEISAAAAGAQDEEEEEVDETGVEPRDIDLVMTQAGVSRSKAVKALKTHSGDIVSAIMELTT, via the exons ATGTCACCGGCTCCACTGGTTCAACCGGAGTCCGCCGCCGACGAGGTCACCTCCGTCGAGCAGCTCCTCAAGAGCTCTAATGCG AACAAGGATGAAGACGAAGTGGTGGTTGAGGACGTGAAGGACGACAATGACAAGGACGAGGAGGACGACGATGAGGACGATGACGAGGACGACGATGATAAGGAAGACGGCGGTCAAG GTGGAGGTGAGGCTTCGAAGCAGAGTAGAAGTGAGAAGAAGAGTCGAAAGGCAATGTTGAAGCTTGGTATGAAGCCTGTAACGGGCGTTAGTAGGGTTACCATCAAGAGGACCAAAAAC ATACTATTTTTCATCTCGAAACCTGATGTGTTCAAGAGTCCGAACTCTGACACCTATGTCATATTTGGCGAGGCCAAGATCGAGGATTTGAGCTCTCAGCTGCAGACACAGGCTGCTCAGCAGTTCAGGATGCCAGACATGAGTTCTGTGATGGGGAAACCAGAGATTTCGGCAGCAGCTGCTGGAGCTCAggacgaagaagaggaagaggttgATGAAACCGGGGTGGAACCTAGGGACATTGATTTGGTCATGACACAGGCTGGGGTATCGAGGAGCAAGGCCGTCAAGGCACTCAAGACTCACAGCGGGGACATTGTCAGCGCTATCATGGAGCTCACCACTTAA